Proteins co-encoded in one Oceanibaculum nanhaiense genomic window:
- a CDS encoding CoxG family protein, with amino-acid sequence MELTGEQRIPAPRQKVWEALNNPDILGQAIPGCQSIEKHGDDKFSAKVKAKVGPVSATFGGEVTLSELNPPESYTISGEGKGGAAGFAKGGAKVRLEEDGPNATILHYTVTANVGGKLAQIGSRLIDSTAKKLSGEFFEKFSEVVAGPAPIEAPAAAVATPAETAAPAAPTPQATAQTTAPAPHHAPTAAEAPAPVPSYEHGVPPMILVSLAAAIVALVAFFAG; translated from the coding sequence ATGGAGCTCACGGGCGAACAACGTATTCCCGCACCGCGCCAGAAGGTCTGGGAGGCACTGAACAATCCGGACATCCTGGGCCAGGCGATTCCCGGCTGCCAGTCCATCGAAAAGCATGGCGATGACAAGTTCAGCGCCAAGGTGAAGGCCAAGGTCGGCCCGGTCAGTGCCACCTTTGGTGGCGAGGTCACGCTGTCCGAGCTGAACCCGCCCGAAAGCTATACCATCAGCGGCGAGGGCAAGGGCGGCGCCGCCGGCTTCGCCAAAGGCGGCGCCAAGGTGCGGCTGGAAGAGGATGGCCCCAACGCAACCATCCTGCATTACACGGTCACCGCCAATGTCGGCGGCAAGCTGGCGCAGATCGGTTCCCGCCTGATCGATTCGACGGCGAAGAAACTGTCCGGCGAGTTTTTCGAGAAATTCTCCGAGGTTGTCGCCGGTCCCGCCCCCATCGAGGCTCCGGCTGCTGCTGTTGCAACCCCGGCCGAGACGGCTGCACCGGCTGCTCCGACGCCGCAAGCCACAGCCCAGACAACTGCACCGGCACCGCACCACGCGCCAACCGCAGCAGAAGCGCCGGCACCCGTGCCGTCCTACGAGCATGGCGTGCCGCCGATGATCCTGGTGTCGCTCGCCGCCGCCATCGTCGCCCTCGTCGCCTTCTTCGCGGGCTGA
- a CDS encoding ABC transporter substrate-binding protein, with the protein MIRKLLRSLAFAAIVALPMQAHAADKLTVLLDWFINPDHAPLFVALDQGYFADENLEIELIAPADPNDPPKLVAAKRAEIAISYQPQLHLQADQGLPLVRIGTLVATPLSTILTLADGPVKTVADLKGKTVGFSVSGTEEAVLGAVLRSVGLTLDDITLVNVNFSLSPSLASGKVDAVVGAYRNFELTQMDLIGKKGRPFFIEEHGVPPFDQLIYVAHRDSISDPRLRRFLTAVEKGTQYLINHPQETWDTFRAKRPELDDELNRRAWFDTLARFAHRPAAMDNARYDRFARFLFDAKLIREIKPVSSYAVELPY; encoded by the coding sequence ATGATCCGCAAGCTTTTGCGTTCGCTCGCTTTTGCAGCTATCGTCGCGCTACCGATGCAGGCCCATGCCGCCGACAAGCTGACGGTGCTGCTCGACTGGTTCATAAACCCCGACCATGCGCCGCTGTTCGTGGCACTCGACCAGGGTTATTTTGCCGATGAAAATCTGGAGATTGAGCTGATCGCACCAGCCGACCCGAACGACCCGCCGAAGCTGGTCGCGGCGAAGCGCGCGGAGATTGCCATCTCCTACCAGCCGCAGCTGCATCTGCAGGCCGACCAGGGCCTGCCGCTGGTGCGCATCGGCACGCTGGTGGCCACGCCGCTCTCCACGATCCTCACCCTGGCCGACGGTCCGGTCAAAACCGTTGCCGACCTGAAGGGCAAGACCGTCGGTTTCTCGGTCAGCGGCACGGAGGAAGCCGTTCTCGGCGCGGTGCTGCGCTCGGTCGGGCTGACGCTGGACGACATTACGCTGGTGAACGTGAACTTCTCGCTCTCGCCCTCGCTGGCTTCCGGCAAGGTCGATGCGGTGGTCGGCGCCTACCGGAATTTCGAACTGACCCAGATGGACCTCATCGGCAAGAAGGGCCGTCCCTTCTTCATCGAGGAACATGGCGTACCGCCCTTCGACCAGCTGATCTATGTCGCGCACAGGGACAGCATTAGCGATCCGCGCCTGCGCCGGTTCCTGACCGCCGTCGAGAAGGGCACGCAGTATCTCATCAACCATCCGCAGGAAACCTGGGACACATTCCGTGCCAAGCGGCCGGAACTGGATGACGAGCTGAACCGCCGCGCCTGGTTCGACACACTGGCCCGCTTCGCCCATCGGCCGGCGGCGATGGACAATGCGCGCTATGACCGGTTTGCCCGGTTCCTGTTCGACGCCAAGCTGATCAGGGAGATCAAGCCGGTCTCCAGCTACGCGGTGGAACTGCCTTACTAA
- a CDS encoding ABC transporter permease: MHGTLFFRYMRALGWMLFRPAVTLAGLLLAWQALVSLTGIESFLLPGPADVYDALIQRGNIILPHAGVTLTEIVVGLLLGVSLGVSTALVMALSGEVRRWLMPVLVVSQAIPVFALAPILVLWLGYGLASKVAMAALIIFFPVTAAFHDGLRRTDRAWIDSARTLGCHGWRLIWRVRVPAALPGLAAGLRIAAAVAPIGAVVGEWVGSSAGLGYLMLHANARLQIDLMFAALLVLAAMAITLYFTIDLASRRILHWQPETDHSDLR, from the coding sequence ATGCACGGCACACTCTTTTTCCGATATATGCGCGCCCTGGGCTGGATGCTGTTCCGCCCCGCCGTGACGCTGGCCGGCCTGCTGCTGGCCTGGCAGGCGCTGGTGTCGCTGACCGGCATCGAATCCTTCCTGCTGCCCGGCCCGGCCGATGTCTATGACGCCCTGATACAGCGCGGCAACATCATCCTGCCCCATGCTGGCGTAACCCTGACGGAAATCGTCGTCGGGCTGCTGCTGGGCGTGTCGCTGGGCGTCTCCACGGCGCTGGTTATGGCACTGTCCGGCGAGGTCCGGCGCTGGCTGATGCCGGTGCTGGTGGTCAGCCAGGCGATCCCGGTCTTCGCGCTGGCGCCGATTCTGGTGCTGTGGCTGGGCTATGGCCTGGCCTCCAAGGTGGCGATGGCGGCCCTCATCATCTTTTTCCCGGTAACCGCCGCCTTCCATGATGGCTTGCGCCGCACCGACCGGGCCTGGATCGACAGCGCCCGCACGCTGGGCTGCCATGGCTGGCGGCTGATCTGGCGGGTGCGCGTGCCGGCCGCCCTGCCCGGCCTTGCCGCCGGGTTGCGCATCGCCGCCGCCGTCGCCCCGATCGGCGCGGTCGTCGGCGAATGGGTGGGGTCCAGCGCCGGCCTCGGTTACCTGATGCTGCACGCCAATGCCCGGCTGCAGATCGACCTGATGTTCGCCGCGCTGCTGGTGCTGGCGGCGATGGCCATCACCCTCTATTTCACGATCGACCTGGCCAGCCGGCGCATCCTGCACTGGCAGCCGGAGACCGATCATTCGGACCTCAGATAA
- a CDS encoding acetoin utilization protein AcuC, which produces MRSATYLKLMLEKPILLGSDIYRHSIYGRKHPLSIPRVAAVLDMIRALGWFDAGRYRAVEPATREQLVRFHAPDYVDAIIRAEETRTVPPEDQERYNIGRNGNPVFAEIFRRPATSCAASILAAGLLKEGGVVHNPAGGTHHGRPDRASGFCYFNDAVLAILTFLDQGLERILYIDLDAHHGDGVQDAFHDEERVLTISIHEQGRWPRTGALDDRAGGMARNIPVPEGFNDDELAYLVGEALLPTAQRFRPQAIVLQCGCDGLEDDPQSRLSLSNRAIWGAVETLHRMAPRALVLGGGGYNPWAVVRCWAGIWGVLNGHPLNGQALDDPLPMPAQSLLREIVWNHSRGRTPPEHWFTTLADDPRPGPVRPEIRAAARAILED; this is translated from the coding sequence ATGCGGTCGGCGACGTACCTGAAGCTCATGCTTGAAAAGCCGATCCTTCTGGGCAGCGACATCTACCGGCACTCGATCTATGGCCGGAAGCATCCGCTGTCGATCCCGCGCGTCGCGGCGGTGCTGGATATGATCCGGGCGCTGGGCTGGTTCGATGCGGGACGTTACCGTGCCGTCGAACCGGCGACGCGCGAACAGCTCGTCCGCTTCCACGCGCCCGATTATGTCGATGCGATCATCCGGGCGGAGGAAACACGGACCGTCCCGCCGGAGGATCAGGAGCGCTACAATATCGGGCGCAACGGCAACCCGGTCTTCGCCGAGATTTTCCGCCGGCCCGCCACCTCCTGCGCTGCCTCCATCCTGGCCGCCGGGCTGCTGAAGGAGGGCGGGGTGGTGCATAATCCGGCGGGCGGTACGCATCACGGCCGGCCCGACCGGGCCAGCGGATTCTGCTATTTCAACGATGCGGTCCTGGCGATCCTTACCTTTCTGGATCAAGGGCTTGAGCGCATTCTCTACATCGATCTCGACGCCCATCACGGCGACGGGGTGCAGGACGCCTTCCATGACGAGGAGAGGGTGCTGACGATCTCGATCCACGAGCAGGGTCGCTGGCCGCGCACCGGCGCTCTGGATGACCGGGCTGGTGGCATGGCGCGCAACATCCCGGTGCCCGAAGGCTTCAACGACGATGAACTGGCTTATCTGGTGGGCGAGGCGCTGCTGCCGACGGCGCAGCGCTTCCGGCCGCAGGCCATTGTGCTGCAATGCGGCTGCGACGGGCTGGAGGATGATCCGCAAAGCCGGCTGTCGCTGTCCAACCGGGCGATCTGGGGCGCCGTGGAGACGCTGCACCGGATGGCGCCGCGCGCCCTGGTGCTCGGCGGCGGCGGCTATAATCCCTGGGCGGTGGTGCGCTGCTGGGCCGGCATCTGGGGCGTGCTGAACGGCCACCCCCTGAACGGACAGGCTCTTGACGATCCGCTGCCAATGCCGGCGCAATCGCTGCTGCGGGAGATTGTCTGGAACCACAGCCGGGGGCGCACTCCGCCGGAACACTGGTTCACCACGCTGGCGGACGATCCGCGCCCCGGTCCGGTGCGGCCGGAAATCCGGGCGGCGGCCAGGGCAATTCTGGAGGATTAA
- a CDS encoding DUF192 domain-containing protein: MRKLFSLVPALALLLAFWTGNATAQGAASFERSGLIIETAQGQQHRFDIELAVTPAQQAQGLMYRQRMAPDAGMLFLYDRPQSVAMWMKNTLIPLDMLFIDTKGRITGIEERTVPFSTQTIESPGLASAVLELNAGTTERLGIRVGDRLVHPAFQ; the protein is encoded by the coding sequence ATGCGGAAATTATTCTCTCTGGTGCCGGCTCTGGCGCTGCTGCTGGCCTTCTGGACCGGCAATGCCACCGCGCAGGGGGCTGCAAGCTTCGAGCGCAGCGGCCTGATCATCGAAACGGCGCAGGGCCAGCAGCACCGGTTCGATATCGAACTGGCGGTGACACCGGCGCAGCAGGCGCAGGGGCTGATGTATCGCCAGCGGATGGCACCCGATGCCGGCATGCTGTTCCTCTATGACCGGCCGCAGAGTGTCGCCATGTGGATGAAGAACACGCTGATCCCGCTGGACATGCTCTTCATCGACACGAAGGGGCGGATCACCGGCATCGAGGAACGCACCGTGCCGTTCTCGACCCAGACCATCGAGTCGCCGGGCCTCGCCAGCGCCGTGCTGGAACTGAACGCCGGCACCACGGAGCGCCTCGGCATCCGCGTCGGCGACCGGCTGGTGCATCCGGCGTTTCAGTAA
- a CDS encoding class I SAM-dependent methyltransferase, translated as MSRTTTGMTEDLRAYLIGSSVRESALLARLREETASLPAGGMQISPEQGQLMRLLVELTGAKRCLEVGTFTGYSALCVAMALPADGTLICCDVNAEWTGIGRRYWQEAGLDHKIDLRIAPATETLEALIADGQAGSFDFAFIDADKGNYERYYEAALTLLRPGGLIGVDNVLWGGSVINSAKQDEDTLAIRALNAKIAKDERVTPAMIPIGDGLTLARKR; from the coding sequence ATGTCCCGCACCACAACCGGAATGACCGAGGATTTGCGCGCCTATCTGATTGGGTCCAGCGTGCGCGAGTCCGCCCTGCTGGCCCGGCTGCGCGAGGAAACCGCCAGCCTGCCGGCCGGCGGCATGCAGATCTCCCCGGAACAGGGCCAGCTGATGCGCCTGCTGGTCGAGCTGACCGGCGCGAAGCGCTGCCTGGAGGTTGGCACCTTCACCGGCTACAGCGCGCTGTGCGTGGCCATGGCGCTGCCCGCCGACGGTACGCTGATCTGCTGCGACGTCAATGCGGAATGGACCGGGATCGGCCGGCGCTACTGGCAGGAGGCCGGCCTCGACCACAAGATCGACCTGCGCATTGCCCCGGCGACCGAGACGCTGGAGGCGCTGATCGCCGACGGCCAGGCCGGCAGCTTCGACTTCGCCTTCATCGATGCCGACAAGGGCAATTACGAACGCTATTACGAGGCGGCCCTGACCCTGCTGCGGCCCGGCGGGCTGATCGGCGTGGACAATGTGCTGTGGGGCGGCTCCGTCATCAATTCGGCGAAGCAGGATGAGGACACGCTCGCCATCCGGGCGCTGAACGCGAAGATCGCCAAGGACGAGCGCGTCACCCCGGCGATGATCCCCATCGGCGACGGGCTGACGCTGGCCCGGAAGCGGTAA
- a CDS encoding ETC complex I subunit — protein sequence MLARIYQPSKTAMQSGRAGTHRWVLDYAPVTPRRPEPLMGWVSSGDTMNQVRLRFATKEEAIAYAQKEGLQFVVEEPKVRTIKPKAYADNFATNRMQAWTH from the coding sequence ATGTTGGCGCGCATCTATCAGCCGAGCAAGACCGCCATGCAGTCGGGCCGCGCGGGCACGCACCGCTGGGTCCTGGATTATGCGCCGGTGACGCCGCGCCGGCCGGAGCCGCTGATGGGCTGGGTCTCTTCGGGGGACACGATGAACCAGGTGCGGCTGCGCTTCGCGACGAAGGAGGAGGCCATCGCCTACGCCCAGAAGGAGGGCCTCCAGTTCGTCGTCGAGGAGCCGAAGGTGCGGACCATCAAGCCGAAGGCCTATGCCGACAATTTCGCCACCAACCGCATGCAGGCCTGGACGCACTGA
- a CDS encoding DUF3185 family protein, with amino-acid sequence MNTSRIVGIVALAIGVVLLIFAQQATQAPVEELSNTLTGRYTDETMWYLVAGVAAAVGGVALLIFGRR; translated from the coding sequence ATGAACACGAGCAGGATCGTCGGAATTGTCGCCCTCGCCATTGGCGTGGTGCTGCTGATTTTCGCGCAGCAGGCGACACAAGCGCCGGTCGAAGAACTCTCCAACACGCTGACCGGCCGCTATACGGACGAAACCATGTGGTATCTGGTGGCCGGCGTCGCTGCCGCCGTGGGTGGCGTTGCGCTGCTGATCTTCGGCCGGCGCTGA
- a CDS encoding sensor domain-containing diguanylate cyclase, which produces MPLAILSRSFKSSLRVRVFLLTVIVFAAVGACAYLAFNSMVDRAIIRLGTLFAEKQVLYDRYRGLETLFREASLAETLARAPTIHDWARDEDDPEKRARGIAELEHYRQAFRDGSYFFVIHESGNYYFNNKANEFAGNQLRYRLTQDNPRDGWYFKTIQESRGCQLNVDHDDNIRVTKVWVNCKVVEDGQVLGIIGTGIDLTDFIREVVNIPQIGVDSMFIDHSGAIQAHRDPNMIDFHSLTKDLKSKNTLFALLDRQQDGDALARMMEEVSRGGKSVASRFVTIGGKRYLAGIGYLEQLGWYNVSLMDVDRIIERDLFMPIAALLGAMLVLAAALVTLLFKRSVLDRLSGLEKALHQVEAGDYKPGADERGGDEISRLSRALTHMAKAVGDHTHLLEALVKERTARLEKLANHDSLTELYNRRGFLEAVERERNRAARSGERPGLLIIDLDDLKKVNDSHGHKAGDIVLIEVGRRLSKVARNYDVCGRWGGDEFVLLAADCDSKSLRIVADKILAAITSKAVGIGEGTTIPIAVSIGACLTDPARPLDHFIPNADTALYEAKRDGRGRAVIFEELIPPTV; this is translated from the coding sequence ATGCCGTTGGCCATTCTTTCCCGTTCCTTCAAGAGCAGTCTCCGGGTTCGCGTCTTCCTTCTGACCGTGATCGTGTTCGCGGCGGTCGGCGCCTGCGCCTATCTGGCCTTCAACTCGATGGTCGATCGGGCGATCATCCGGCTGGGGACGCTGTTCGCGGAAAAGCAGGTGCTCTATGACCGGTATCGCGGGCTGGAGACGCTGTTCCGCGAGGCCTCGCTGGCTGAAACCCTGGCGCGCGCGCCGACGATCCATGACTGGGCCAGGGATGAGGACGACCCGGAGAAACGCGCGCGCGGCATCGCCGAACTGGAGCATTACCGCCAGGCCTTCCGGGACGGCAGCTATTTCTTCGTTATCCACGAGTCCGGAAATTACTATTTCAACAACAAGGCCAATGAGTTCGCCGGCAACCAGCTGCGCTACCGGCTGACCCAGGACAATCCGCGCGATGGCTGGTACTTCAAGACCATCCAGGAGAGCCGGGGCTGCCAGCTCAACGTCGATCATGACGACAATATCCGGGTCACCAAGGTCTGGGTGAACTGCAAGGTTGTCGAGGACGGGCAGGTGCTGGGCATCATCGGTACCGGCATCGACCTGACCGATTTCATCCGCGAGGTGGTGAACATCCCGCAGATCGGCGTGGACAGCATGTTCATCGATCACAGCGGCGCCATTCAGGCGCACCGCGATCCGAACATGATCGATTTTCACAGCCTGACCAAGGATCTGAAATCGAAGAACACGCTCTTCGCGCTGCTCGACCGGCAGCAGGATGGCGATGCGCTGGCGCGCATGATGGAGGAGGTGTCGCGTGGCGGAAAGTCGGTCGCCTCGCGGTTCGTGACCATCGGCGGCAAGCGCTATCTGGCCGGCATCGGCTATCTGGAACAGCTGGGCTGGTACAATGTCAGCCTGATGGATGTGGATCGCATCATCGAACGCGACCTGTTCATGCCGATCGCCGCCTTGCTGGGGGCGATGCTGGTGCTGGCGGCGGCTCTGGTGACCCTGCTGTTCAAGCGCAGCGTGCTGGACCGGCTTTCCGGGCTGGAAAAGGCGCTGCACCAGGTCGAGGCCGGCGACTACAAGCCTGGTGCGGACGAACGCGGCGGCGACGAGATCAGCCGGCTGTCGCGCGCGCTGACCCACATGGCCAAGGCGGTGGGCGATCATACGCATCTGCTGGAAGCGCTGGTGAAGGAGCGCACTGCCCGGCTGGAGAAGCTGGCCAATCACGACAGCCTGACGGAACTCTATAACCGGCGCGGTTTCCTGGAGGCAGTGGAGCGCGAACGCAACCGCGCCGCCCGGTCCGGCGAAAGGCCGGGCCTTCTCATCATCGATCTTGACGATCTGAAGAAGGTCAATGACAGCCATGGCCACAAGGCCGGCGATATAGTGCTGATCGAGGTCGGCCGACGGTTGTCGAAGGTTGCCCGGAACTACGATGTCTGCGGCCGCTGGGGCGGCGATGAGTTCGTGCTGCTGGCTGCCGATTGCGACAGCAAGAGCCTGCGCATCGTGGCCGACAAGATACTCGCGGCGATCACCAGCAAAGCAGTCGGCATCGGCGAGGGCACGACAATCCCCATCGCGGTCAGCATCGGCGCCTGCCTGACCGACCCGGCGCGGCCGCTGGACCATTTCATTCCCAATGCGGATACAGCGCTCTATGAGGCAAAAAGGGATGGGCGCGGCCGGGCCGTGATCTTCGAGGAGCTGATTCCGCCGACCGTGTGA
- a CDS encoding GNAT family N-acetyltransferase, with protein sequence MSAVTIRIARPEDARTVLELTRALARFIKAEDWFLATLADVERDCFGPAPRYEAWLAEVKGAPAGLATLFPTYSTFKAKPCLFVDSLYVDETARGYGVGKVLMRHICQLAIERDCVRVDLNVLNWNPARSFYTGLGMQETGELGMSITGAALRSLAGPDQPAA encoded by the coding sequence TTGTCCGCCGTAACGATTCGTATCGCCCGCCCCGAGGATGCCCGGACCGTGCTGGAGCTGACCCGGGCCCTGGCCCGCTTCATCAAGGCGGAGGACTGGTTTCTCGCCACCCTGGCCGATGTGGAGCGCGACTGCTTCGGCCCGGCGCCGCGCTACGAAGCCTGGCTGGCCGAGGTGAAGGGGGCGCCCGCCGGCCTTGCCACCCTGTTTCCCACCTACTCCACCTTCAAGGCCAAGCCCTGCCTGTTCGTGGACAGCCTCTATGTTGACGAGACGGCGCGTGGCTATGGCGTCGGCAAGGTGCTGATGCGCCATATCTGCCAGCTTGCGATAGAGCGTGACTGCGTGCGCGTCGATCTGAACGTGCTGAACTGGAACCCGGCGCGCAGCTTCTATACCGGCCTCGGCATGCAGGAGACCGGGGAGCTTGGCATGTCAATCACCGGCGCCGCGCTGCGGAGCCTGGCCGGACCGGATCAGCCCGCCGCCTAG
- a CDS encoding ABC-F family ATP-binding cassette domain-containing protein codes for MLQIQNLTFRIAGRVLFDEATVAVPTGHKVGMVGRNGTGKSTLLKLITNDLQIDGGSIGFAGKPRIGKVSQEAPGGSTTPLQAVMAADTELTALRREELTASDPTRIAEIQMRLADISAHTAEARAAAILAGLGFDAEAQNTPLDDFSGGWRMRVALAATLFTRPDLLLLDEPTNHLDLEATLWLEGYLKHYPHTILLVSHDRDLLNRAVDGILHLEHAKLTYYRGNYDNFVRQRAEKLAQLDAQKRKIDSQRKHMQAFVDRFRYKASKARQAQSRIKAIEKLGSIVLPTDDASVVFRFPEADELAPPLISFDHVSVGYEPGKPILRQIGIRLDPDDRIGLLGANGNGKSTLAKLIAGRLQPMQGDQHRSAKLRVGFFAQHQIEDLDAGRTPYDHLKDLMPDARPEKVRQFLGSFGFSKNKADVSVSALSGGERARLTLAMMAVESPNLLILDEPTNHLDVEARDALIQALNEFAGAVIIISHDPHLLELTADRLLLVADGCVTPFDGDMDDYRKLILGRAREAREEAAESDPKADMTAEERREARRAAATHRKNLAPLRKRAQAAEQQLQRLNAEHQRIAAALTKPSIYDGPKEKLAELLRAQGELEKKISETESAWLEAEAALEEAS; via the coding sequence ATGCTGCAAATTCAGAACCTCACCTTCCGTATCGCCGGCCGCGTCCTGTTCGACGAGGCTACTGTCGCCGTACCGACTGGCCACAAGGTCGGCATGGTCGGCCGTAACGGCACCGGCAAATCGACATTGCTGAAACTCATCACCAACGATCTGCAGATCGATGGCGGGTCAATCGGCTTTGCCGGCAAGCCGCGCATCGGCAAGGTGTCGCAGGAAGCGCCGGGCGGCAGCACGACCCCGCTGCAGGCGGTGATGGCCGCTGATACCGAACTGACGGCGCTGCGCCGGGAAGAGCTGACCGCCAGCGACCCAACGCGGATCGCGGAAATCCAGATGCGCCTGGCCGATATCAGCGCGCATACCGCCGAAGCGCGGGCGGCGGCCATCCTGGCGGGCCTCGGCTTCGATGCTGAGGCACAGAATACGCCGCTGGACGATTTTTCCGGCGGCTGGCGGATGCGTGTCGCCCTCGCGGCCACGCTGTTCACCCGGCCTGACCTGCTGCTGCTGGACGAGCCGACCAACCATCTGGATCTGGAAGCCACACTCTGGCTGGAAGGCTATCTGAAGCATTATCCGCACACGATCCTGCTGGTCAGCCATGACCGCGACCTGCTGAATCGCGCGGTCGATGGCATCCTGCATCTCGAGCATGCGAAGCTGACCTATTACCGCGGGAACTACGATAATTTCGTCCGCCAGCGCGCGGAAAAGCTGGCGCAGCTGGATGCCCAGAAGCGGAAGATCGATAGCCAGCGCAAGCATATGCAGGCCTTCGTTGACCGGTTTCGCTACAAGGCCAGCAAGGCCCGGCAGGCGCAGAGCCGCATCAAGGCCATCGAGAAGCTGGGCAGCATCGTGCTGCCGACCGACGATGCTTCGGTCGTGTTCCGCTTTCCCGAAGCGGACGAGCTGGCACCGCCGCTGATTTCCTTCGACCATGTGTCGGTCGGCTACGAACCGGGCAAGCCGATCCTGCGGCAGATCGGCATCCGTCTCGACCCGGACGACCGGATCGGCCTGCTGGGCGCGAACGGCAACGGCAAATCGACGCTGGCCAAGCTGATTGCCGGCCGTCTCCAGCCGATGCAGGGCGACCAGCACCGGTCGGCGAAACTGCGTGTCGGCTTCTTCGCCCAGCACCAGATCGAGGATCTGGATGCCGGCAGGACGCCCTACGATCACCTGAAGGATCTGATGCCGGACGCCCGCCCGGAAAAGGTGCGTCAGTTTCTCGGCAGCTTCGGCTTTTCCAAGAACAAGGCCGATGTGTCGGTCTCGGCGCTGTCCGGCGGCGAGCGTGCACGCCTGACGCTGGCGATGATGGCGGTGGAATCGCCGAACCTGCTGATTCTCGACGAACCGACCAACCATCTGGACGTCGAGGCCCGTGACGCGCTGATCCAGGCGCTGAACGAGTTTGCCGGCGCGGTGATCATCATCAGCCATGATCCGCACCTTCTGGAACTGACCGCCGACCGGCTGCTGCTGGTCGCCGATGGTTGCGTCACGCCGTTCGACGGCGATATGGACGATTATCGCAAGCTGATCCTGGGGCGTGCCCGCGAAGCGCGCGAAGAGGCGGCGGAAAGCGACCCGAAGGCGGACATGACCGCCGAAGAACGGCGCGAGGCGCGCCGTGCCGCCGCCACGCACCGCAAGAACCTGGCCCCCTTGCGCAAGCGTGCCCAAGCCGCGGAACAGCAACTGCAGCGGCTCAACGCCGAGCATCAGCGAATCGCCGCCGCGCTGACCAAGCCGTCGATCTATGACGGTCCGAAGGAAAAGCTGGCGGAACTGCTGCGCGCGCAGGGCGAACTGGAAAAGAAGATATCCGAGACCGAGTCGGCCTGGCTGGAAGCCGAGGCCGCGCTGGAAGAGGCCAGCTGA
- a CDS encoding cysteine dioxygenase family protein, which produces MSSTAARRAEAVAETVARIRTIEKEQGVSRASLEAMRVELAALARQKELFPRSDFPAADLRDDVFIRLSEDDDNRFALYLNSGLPGKASSPHNHTTWAVIAGIEGAEHNKIYRRIDDGSDPGRGRVEVAREVTVGVGESLGFMPEDIHSIHVLTEQPILHLHMYGKGLEQLHDRVYFDMEKGTCQRFPSLPIVR; this is translated from the coding sequence ATGAGCAGCACCGCAGCGCGGCGCGCCGAGGCTGTCGCGGAAACCGTTGCCCGGATTCGCACCATCGAGAAAGAACAAGGGGTTAGCCGCGCTTCTTTGGAAGCCATGAGGGTTGAACTTGCGGCTCTGGCGCGGCAGAAGGAGCTGTTTCCACGCAGCGATTTCCCGGCTGCCGATCTGCGCGACGACGTGTTCATCCGGCTGTCGGAGGATGATGACAACCGCTTTGCGCTCTATCTGAATTCCGGCCTGCCCGGCAAGGCGAGCTCGCCGCACAATCATACGACCTGGGCGGTCATCGCCGGCATTGAGGGGGCGGAGCACAACAAGATCTACCGCCGCATTGACGATGGTAGCGATCCCGGCCGCGGCCGCGTCGAGGTCGCGCGCGAAGTCACCGTCGGGGTCGGTGAATCGCTGGGGTTCATGCCGGAGGATATCCATTCGATCCATGTGCTGACCGAGCAGCCGATCCTGCATCTCCATATGTACGGCAAGGGGCTGGAGCAGCTTCATGACCGGGTTTATTTCGACATGGAGAAAGGCACCTGCCAGCGCTTTCCCTCTCTCCCGATCGTGCGGTGA